A genomic stretch from Photobacterium atrarenae includes:
- the hemW gene encoding radical SAM family heme chaperone HemW — MLVPPPLSLYVHIPWCVQKCPYCDFNSHALKADIPELDYIDALLEDLDTDLAAYRLDNGDRPLHSIFIGGGTPSLISPDEIGRLLREIEARIPFAEGIEITMEANPGTVEADRFKAYRAVGVNRISIGIQSFQDDKLKRLGRIHGSSEAVRAARLAQEAGLSSFNLDLMHGLPDQSIDDALSDLKQAIALDPPHLSWYQLTIEPNTLFYSKPPTLPDDDDLWDIFEQGHQLLREAGYVQYEISGYSKPGVQCRHNLNYWRFGDYLGIGCGAHGKISFADGTITRTVKVKHPRGYLNPQKPYLDQQTQVAGSERPFEFFMNRFRLLEACPKQHFVERTGLPLSAIDTPITWALDQNYLADRGDEWQITEHGKLFLNDLLAAFVEED, encoded by the coding sequence ATGCTAGTCCCGCCTCCACTGAGCCTGTATGTCCACATTCCCTGGTGCGTGCAGAAATGTCCGTATTGCGATTTCAACTCGCATGCGCTCAAAGCTGACATCCCGGAGCTGGACTACATTGATGCACTGCTTGAAGATCTGGACACCGATCTGGCTGCTTACCGGCTGGACAACGGCGACCGGCCGCTCCACTCCATCTTTATTGGCGGCGGGACCCCGAGCCTGATCTCCCCGGATGAGATTGGTCGCCTGCTGCGCGAAATCGAGGCCCGGATCCCGTTTGCCGAAGGGATTGAAATTACCATGGAAGCCAACCCGGGCACTGTAGAAGCCGATCGGTTCAAGGCCTACCGGGCGGTCGGGGTCAACCGGATCTCGATCGGGATCCAGAGCTTCCAGGACGACAAGCTCAAGCGCCTGGGCCGGATCCACGGCAGCAGTGAAGCGGTGCGCGCCGCCCGGCTGGCACAAGAGGCAGGCCTCAGCAGCTTCAACCTCGATCTGATGCACGGGTTGCCGGATCAGTCAATTGACGATGCACTGTCTGATCTCAAACAAGCCATTGCGCTGGATCCGCCGCACCTGTCCTGGTACCAGCTGACCATCGAGCCGAACACCCTGTTCTACTCCAAACCGCCAACGCTGCCGGACGATGACGACCTGTGGGATATTTTCGAGCAAGGCCACCAGCTGCTGCGTGAAGCTGGCTATGTCCAGTATGAGATCTCCGGCTACAGCAAACCCGGTGTGCAATGCCGCCATAACCTCAACTACTGGCGCTTCGGCGATTACTTAGGCATTGGCTGCGGTGCCCACGGCAAGATCAGCTTTGCTGACGGCACTATCACCCGGACGGTGAAAGTGAAGCACCCGCGCGGCTACCTCAACCCGCAGAAACCTTATCTGGATCAACAAACCCAGGTCGCGGGCAGCGAGCGGCCGTTTGAGTTTTTTATGAACCGTTTTCGCCTGCTGGAAGCCTGCCCGAAACAGCACTTCGTCGAGCGCACCGGCTTACCGCTCAGCGCGATTGACACGCCGATCACTTGGGCGCTGGACCAGAACTACCTGGCTGATCGGGGCGATGAATGGCAGATCACCGAACACGGTAAGCTATTCCTCAACGATCTGCTGGCCGCGTTTGTCGAGGAAGATTAA
- a CDS encoding XTP/dITP diphosphatase — MSKLVLATGNQGKVKEMASLLADFGFDVVAQSDYQVSSVAETGTTFIENAIIKARHAAKETGLPAIADDSGLEVDFLKGAPGIYSARFAGEGASDLDNLNKLLKAMEGVPEAERTARFHCVLVMMRHENDPTPLVCHGTWEGRILTEPHGENGFGYDPVFWVPEDQCASAELAPARKKQLSHRGKALQQLFAALKDA, encoded by the coding sequence ATGAGCAAACTAGTACTGGCCACGGGAAACCAGGGCAAAGTAAAAGAGATGGCAAGCCTGCTGGCCGATTTCGGTTTTGATGTGGTCGCCCAGAGTGACTACCAGGTCTCTTCGGTGGCCGAAACCGGCACCACCTTTATCGAAAACGCCATTATCAAAGCTCGTCATGCCGCCAAAGAAACCGGTTTGCCGGCCATTGCCGACGACTCGGGCCTGGAAGTCGACTTCCTCAAAGGCGCTCCGGGGATCTATTCCGCGCGCTTTGCCGGTGAAGGTGCTTCCGATCTGGACAACCTCAACAAGCTGCTGAAAGCTATGGAAGGCGTCCCGGAAGCCGAGCGTACCGCCCGCTTCCACTGCGTGCTGGTCATGATGCGCCATGAGAACGATCCGACTCCACTGGTGTGCCACGGCACCTGGGAAGGTCGCATCCTGACCGAGCCGCACGGCGAAAACGGCTTTGGCTATGATCCGGTATTCTGGGTGCCGGAAGACCAGTGTGCCTCTGCCGAACTGGCACCTGCCCGCAAGAAGCAACTGTCGCATCGGGGTAAGGCGCTGCAACAACTGTTCGCCGCCCTGAAGGACGCCTGA
- a CDS encoding DUF4426 domain-containing protein: MKWLFSFALLLLTALPAQAEQVTNIGNLEVHYSSFPSTFLTPEIANAYRIQRSRYSAVVNVTVLDASQEGKPAVTATLSGQAKNLLGSIRNLSFREVREGDAIYYIAELSHANEESFTFTIDVFQGGNSGQIAFKQTFFVD, translated from the coding sequence ATGAAATGGTTATTCAGCTTCGCTCTGCTCTTGCTGACAGCCCTCCCGGCTCAGGCCGAGCAAGTCACCAATATCGGTAATCTGGAAGTCCACTATTCAAGCTTTCCTTCAACTTTCCTAACCCCGGAAATCGCCAATGCCTACCGGATCCAGCGCAGCCGCTACTCGGCGGTGGTCAATGTAACCGTGCTCGATGCCTCCCAGGAAGGTAAACCGGCGGTTACCGCAACCTTATCCGGCCAGGCCAAAAACCTGCTGGGGAGCATCCGTAACCTCTCGTTCCGGGAAGTCCGCGAAGGGGATGCGATTTACTATATCGCCGAGCTCAGCCATGCCAATGAAGAAAGCTTCACCTTCACCATTGATGTGTTCCAGGGCGGCAACAGCGGCCAGATAGCCTTCAAGCAGACCTTCTTCGTCGATTAA
- the yggU gene encoding DUF167 family protein YggU, which translates to MSQPAVIRDGEDLRLRLYIQPKASRDQLVGLHGDELKVAITAPPVDGKANAHLTKYLAKQFKVAKGQVVIEKGELGRHKQVRIESPRELPGTIATLLH; encoded by the coding sequence ATGAGCCAGCCCGCGGTGATCCGGGACGGAGAGGATCTGCGCCTCCGGCTCTATATCCAGCCCAAGGCCAGCCGCGATCAGCTGGTTGGCCTGCATGGCGACGAATTAAAGGTCGCCATCACCGCCCCGCCGGTAGACGGGAAAGCCAATGCCCACCTGACCAAGTACCTGGCCAAACAGTTCAAGGTCGCCAAAGGTCAGGTGGTCATCGAAAAGGGAGAACTGGGCCGCCACAAACAAGTGCGCATCGAGTCCCCGCGTGAGCTTCCCGGGACCATCGCAACGCTGCTCCATTGA
- a CDS encoding YggT family protein, protein MNSLGFLVNTLFDLYIMVVLLRIWLQWARADFYNPFSQFVVKATQPVVAPLRRVIPSVGSLDLATLLFAYVLSIAKFITLQLVLTGGALAFSTDFLWVGALSLVKAAGGLLFWVLLLRAILSWVSQGSSPVEYVMHQLTEPMTAPIRRFIPAMGGLDLSVLVLFIGLQFANFLMGDLIGPIWHQL, encoded by the coding sequence ATGAATTCACTTGGCTTTTTGGTCAACACCCTGTTTGACCTCTATATCATGGTCGTCCTGCTACGGATCTGGCTCCAGTGGGCCCGGGCCGACTTCTACAACCCGTTCTCCCAGTTTGTCGTCAAAGCTACCCAACCTGTGGTTGCGCCGCTGCGCCGGGTGATCCCCTCAGTTGGCTCGCTTGATCTGGCCACCCTGCTCTTTGCCTATGTCCTGAGCATTGCCAAGTTCATTACCCTGCAGCTGGTCCTCACCGGCGGCGCGCTGGCATTCAGCACTGATTTTCTCTGGGTTGGCGCGCTGTCGCTGGTCAAAGCCGCTGGTGGCCTGCTGTTCTGGGTCCTGCTGCTACGGGCGATCCTGAGCTGGGTCAGCCAGGGCAGCAGCCCAGTTGAATATGTCATGCATCAGCTGACCGAGCCGATGACCGCGCCGATCCGCCGCTTCATCCCGGCGATGGGCGGCCTGGATCTCAGCGTCCTGGTGCTGTTTATCGGCCTGCAGTTTGCCAACTTCCTGATGGGCGATCTGATCGGCCCGATCTGGCATCAGCTATGA
- the proC gene encoding pyrroline-5-carboxylate reductase — MEQRSIAFIGAGNMARSIIAGLVQSGYAPDKITATAPSPARREPLARDYGIHTTDDNLRAAEQADVIVLAVKPQLMAEVCRPLQAINFADKLVISIAAGISAQRFNAMLNAELKLVRVMPNTPSLLGKGMSGMYAPTTVPQTDKQFAEDLMKAVGEVCWVDEESGINGVIAAAGSAPAYFFLFMEAMQAEAIRQGFAPETARQLVQQAATGAAAMVVANPETELSTLREQVTSKGGTTAEALRTFNEHQLGDIVAKAMRAAVARAEEMEKLF, encoded by the coding sequence ATGGAACAACGTTCAATCGCCTTCATCGGTGCAGGGAATATGGCCCGCTCAATTATCGCCGGCCTGGTTCAAAGCGGCTACGCACCGGATAAAATCACCGCCACGGCCCCCAGCCCGGCCCGCCGGGAGCCGCTGGCCCGTGATTACGGGATTCACACCACAGATGATAACCTCCGGGCTGCCGAGCAAGCCGATGTGATCGTCCTGGCGGTGAAACCCCAGCTGATGGCGGAAGTCTGCCGCCCGCTTCAGGCAATCAACTTTGCCGACAAGCTGGTGATCTCGATTGCTGCCGGGATCTCCGCCCAGCGCTTTAACGCCATGCTCAATGCCGAGCTGAAACTGGTACGGGTGATGCCAAACACCCCGTCGCTGCTCGGCAAAGGGATGAGCGGTATGTATGCTCCGACCACAGTGCCGCAAACTGACAAGCAATTTGCCGAAGATTTGATGAAAGCGGTCGGCGAAGTCTGCTGGGTCGACGAAGAGTCCGGCATCAACGGCGTGATTGCAGCAGCGGGCAGTGCCCCAGCCTATTTCTTCCTGTTTATGGAAGCGATGCAAGCCGAAGCCATTCGCCAGGGATTTGCACCGGAAACCGCCCGCCAGCTCGTGCAACAAGCCGCCACCGGTGCCGCCGCCATGGTCGTCGCCAACCCGGAAACCGAGCTGTCGACCCTGCGCGAACAGGTCACTTCAAAAGGTGGAACCACGGCCGAAGCTCTGCGCACGTTTAACGAACATCAACTTGGTGATATCGTAGCGAAAGCAATGCGTGCAGCCGTCGCCCGCGCTGAAGAGATGGAAAAATTATTTTAA
- a CDS encoding YggS family pyridoxal phosphate-dependent enzyme, which yields MSSIKQNIEQVMAEIAAACEKCGRLENSVQLLAVSKTKPIAAIDEAIAAGQLAFGENYVQEGVDKVQHFADHPQAMQLSWHFIGPIQSNKTRPIAEHFDWVHSVDRLKIARRLSEQRPAQLPPLNILLQVNTSGEASKSGISFDELESLADAIAGLPNLVLRGLMSIPQKAEDYDSQLTAFRALAGAQQKLQAKHPQLDTLSMGMSGDMEAAIAAGSTIVRIGTAIFGARDYA from the coding sequence ATGAGCAGTATCAAACAAAACATTGAGCAGGTCATGGCTGAGATAGCCGCGGCCTGCGAAAAATGCGGCCGGCTCGAAAATTCCGTCCAATTGCTGGCCGTCAGCAAGACCAAGCCGATCGCAGCCATTGACGAGGCCATCGCCGCAGGGCAGCTCGCTTTTGGTGAAAACTATGTGCAGGAAGGCGTCGACAAAGTTCAGCATTTTGCCGATCATCCGCAAGCAATGCAGCTGAGCTGGCATTTTATTGGCCCGATCCAGTCCAACAAAACCCGTCCGATTGCCGAGCATTTCGACTGGGTTCATTCTGTTGATCGGCTCAAGATCGCCCGCCGCCTCAGTGAGCAACGCCCGGCTCAACTGCCGCCGCTCAATATCTTACTGCAGGTCAACACCAGCGGCGAAGCCAGCAAATCAGGGATCAGCTTTGACGAGCTGGAAAGCCTGGCCGATGCCATTGCCGGGCTTCCCAACCTGGTGCTGCGCGGGTTAATGTCGATCCCGCAAAAAGCAGAAGATTACGACAGCCAGCTTACAGCTTTTCGCGCCCTGGCCGGCGCCCAGCAGAAACTGCAAGCCAAACACCCGCAGCTCGACACCCTGTCGATGGGAATGAGTGGTGATATGGAAGCGGCCATCGCCGCCGGCAGTACCATCGTCCGGATCGGCACCGCTATTTTCGGGGCGCGTGATTACGCGTAA
- a CDS encoding type IV pilus twitching motility protein PilT produces MDITELLDFSVKHNASDLHLSAGVAPMIRVDGDVRKLSLPALEHGEVHRLVFDIMTDAQRREFEEKLEVDFSFELPQVGRFRVNAFHQARGCAAVFRTIPVQVPSLSSLNVPEVFYNIAQCQRGLVLVTGATGSGKSTTIAALVDYINENFNRHILTIEDPVEFVHHGKRCLINQREVHRDTHSFHRALRSALREDPDVIVVGELRDQETISLALTAAETGHLVLGTLHTSSAAKTIDRIIDVFPGNDKAMVRSMLSESLRAVVSQHLLKCTTGGRVATHEVMMATPAIRNLIREDKVAQMYSMIQTGSALGMQTMEQSVRMLVAQGIVDAEEGRRIVDGNS; encoded by the coding sequence ATGGATATCACTGAACTACTGGACTTTAGTGTAAAGCATAATGCCTCCGATCTGCACCTTTCTGCCGGGGTGGCGCCGATGATCCGGGTCGATGGCGATGTCAGAAAGCTCAGTCTGCCGGCACTGGAGCATGGGGAAGTGCACCGGTTGGTGTTTGATATTATGACCGACGCCCAGCGCCGGGAGTTTGAAGAGAAGCTGGAAGTGGATTTCTCGTTTGAGCTGCCGCAGGTCGGCCGTTTCCGGGTCAATGCTTTTCATCAGGCTCGCGGCTGCGCGGCGGTGTTCCGGACCATACCGGTCCAGGTACCGTCCCTGAGCTCGCTCAATGTGCCCGAGGTGTTCTACAACATCGCCCAGTGCCAGCGCGGTCTGGTGCTGGTGACCGGGGCGACCGGCTCGGGGAAGTCGACCACCATTGCAGCCCTGGTCGATTACATAAACGAGAACTTCAACCGCCATATCCTGACCATTGAAGATCCGGTCGAGTTTGTTCATCACGGCAAGCGCTGTTTGATCAACCAGCGCGAAGTGCATCGCGATACCCATAGCTTCCACCGGGCCTTGCGCTCGGCGCTGCGTGAAGACCCGGATGTGATTGTGGTTGGTGAGCTGCGCGATCAGGAAACCATCAGCCTGGCGCTGACGGCTGCTGAAACCGGTCACCTGGTGCTGGGCACCTTGCATACCAGCTCGGCGGCTAAAACCATTGATCGGATCATCGATGTGTTCCCGGGCAATGATAAAGCCATGGTGCGCTCGATGCTGTCGGAATCGTTGCGGGCGGTGGTCTCGCAACACCTGCTCAAATGTACCACCGGCGGTCGGGTTGCGACCCATGAAGTGATGATGGCCACCCCGGCGATCCGCAATTTGATCCGGGAAGATAAAGTGGCGCAGATGTACTCGATGATCCAGACCGGCTCGGCGCTGGGCATGCAAACCATGGAGCAGAGCGTCAGGATGCTGGTGGCCCAGGGCATCGTCGATGCTGAAGAGGGGCGGCGGATTGTCGATGGTAACTCGTGA
- a CDS encoding PilT/PilU family type 4a pilus ATPase, translating into MTLQQILEEMVRCKASDLYLTVDSPGLLRVDGHLHPVGEVLDRGAVDRLFAEAMDSNQRSEFAATKEANFALVRGELRFRISAFWQREMPGMVIRRIETEIPDLHALNLPMDMQKMALAKRGLVLVVGATGSGKSTTMAALTGYRNHNRSGHILTVEDPIEFVHKHHRCIITQREVGLDTESYDVALKNSLRQAPDMILIGEIRTPETMEYAMNFAETGHLCMATLHANNANQALERILHLVPKERREQFLFDLSLNLKCILAQQLIPDANGVGRHGAFELLLNTPRIADLIRRGELHEVKEAMAKSTDSGMMTFDQSLYELFSQGKITEQDALHHADSANDLRLMIKVGSKTQQAKNALDGVTIDMR; encoded by the coding sequence ATGACATTACAGCAGATCCTTGAAGAGATGGTGCGCTGCAAGGCCTCGGATCTCTATCTCACGGTGGACTCCCCCGGCTTGCTGCGGGTGGATGGTCATTTGCACCCGGTCGGCGAGGTGCTGGATCGCGGGGCGGTCGATCGTTTGTTTGCAGAAGCGATGGACAGCAATCAGCGCAGCGAGTTTGCGGCGACCAAGGAAGCCAATTTTGCCCTGGTGCGGGGGGAGCTGCGGTTTCGGATCAGTGCTTTTTGGCAGCGGGAAATGCCGGGGATGGTGATCCGCCGGATAGAAACCGAAATCCCGGATCTACATGCGCTCAACCTGCCGATGGATATGCAGAAGATGGCTCTGGCCAAGCGGGGACTGGTGCTGGTGGTCGGGGCGACCGGCTCGGGTAAGTCGACCACCATGGCGGCGCTGACCGGCTATCGCAATCACAACCGCAGCGGCCATATTCTGACGGTGGAAGATCCGATTGAGTTCGTGCACAAGCATCATCGCTGTATCATCACTCAACGTGAAGTCGGGCTGGATACCGAAAGCTACGATGTGGCACTGAAAAACTCGTTGCGCCAGGCGCCGGATATGATCCTGATTGGCGAGATCCGGACTCCGGAGACCATGGAGTACGCGATGAACTTTGCCGAAACCGGTCACTTGTGCATGGCAACCCTGCATGCCAACAATGCCAATCAGGCGCTGGAGCGGATCCTGCATCTGGTGCCGAAAGAGCGGCGCGAGCAGTTCCTGTTTGATCTGTCGCTCAACCTTAAATGTATTCTGGCCCAGCAGTTGATCCCGGATGCTAATGGGGTCGGCCGGCATGGTGCGTTTGAGCTGCTGCTCAATACACCGCGGATCGCCGATCTGATCCGTCGCGGCGAGCTGCATGAGGTTAAAGAAGCGATGGCGAAATCGACCGATTCAGGCATGATGACCTTTGATCAGTCGCTGTACGAGTTGTTCAGTCAGGGCAAAATTACTGAGCAGGATGCGCTGCACCATGCCGACTCGGCCAACGATTTACGCCTGATGATCAAAGTCGGCAGCAAGACCCAGCAGGCGAAAAATGCCCTCGATGGCGTGACCATTGATATGCGTTAA